One Dysosmobacter welbionis DNA segment encodes these proteins:
- a CDS encoding immunity protein Imm33 domain-containing protein: MNQAERAELLEQIEKWNDADEFARCIEAIEAIPERERDYLLTLKLGRAYSNLAVLSDRGALGENAEVDGDLLRHAIDLLESVRTQGENDPYWNARMGYSCLMAYGSTATAYEYAKRWLSLAPDDIDAQKLVRDCEEYLEEENSLELDWNEREKIIRQETIPPADDDILGHVKVHIDQQFGVYTQLLTDDSDPDHPLEIAIIPPRPEHDYYTLVTVGLSRHRMGFPEERWEEKLERAELLINLPRDWKLTKADCREERWSWPIRMMLATAHFAMEDPEVGLESRTTLDEGEDGIPFAENTELRGEILLCPGVFGTDSFFCRLPDGDEVNFYQVIPLYREEIQYKLEHGSDALLDLCPDESLEVINPHRLNVVTDREKISYDPAEMDNAAEQIKKIRALHLPVDELDAYNRMAFFLGWAMKRGQMSNPFLSRHREVVEAVWAGKGPDLRAFILNKLDGKLSTQFFDRRGSGFAQWYAQDNRSNPYIYRRDCRNIVLAESKDRVWNSIAEKDAAYLLLPYTEKSRQRVEQLLDERYQQYLEAEFADDPEKRVARAAEGKPAVIPDWDGPLFCYASDRVAQDGCKVQIMDRLFPEREDMGWESGWAFYSGDEGDVYGEGDEYYESHCGFYDIRDICRIDPDIIPLLNLPYGTMQMRGEDGAWYEVIRDDEGEEET; this comes from the coding sequence ATGAATCAGGCAGAAAGAGCAGAGCTGCTGGAGCAGATTGAGAAGTGGAATGATGCGGACGAGTTTGCCCGATGCATTGAGGCTATCGAAGCCATCCCAGAACGGGAGCGGGATTATCTGCTGACGCTAAAATTGGGCCGAGCCTACAGCAATCTGGCGGTGCTGAGTGACCGCGGTGCTCTTGGCGAGAACGCTGAAGTGGATGGAGATCTTCTCCGGCACGCCATTGATCTGCTGGAGTCCGTCCGCACCCAGGGTGAGAACGATCCCTACTGGAATGCTCGGATGGGCTACTCCTGCCTGATGGCATACGGCTCCACAGCCACCGCTTATGAATACGCAAAACGCTGGCTGTCCTTGGCCCCGGATGACATAGACGCCCAAAAGCTGGTGCGAGACTGCGAGGAGTATCTGGAGGAGGAAAATTCCTTGGAACTGGATTGGAACGAGCGGGAGAAGATCATCCGGCAGGAGACCATTCCCCCTGCCGATGATGACATCCTCGGCCATGTGAAAGTACATATCGACCAGCAGTTCGGTGTCTATACCCAGCTCCTCACGGACGACAGCGACCCAGATCACCCGCTGGAGATCGCCATCATCCCGCCCCGGCCGGAGCATGACTACTACACTCTGGTCACTGTCGGCCTGAGCCGGCATAGGATGGGTTTCCCGGAGGAGCGTTGGGAGGAAAAACTGGAACGGGCGGAGCTGCTCATCAATCTGCCCCGAGACTGGAAGCTGACAAAGGCGGACTGTCGGGAGGAGCGGTGGAGCTGGCCCATCCGGATGATGCTGGCCACCGCCCACTTCGCCATGGAGGACCCGGAGGTAGGGCTGGAATCCAGGACTACACTGGATGAGGGTGAGGATGGCATCCCCTTCGCGGAGAACACGGAGCTGCGTGGTGAGATCCTACTCTGTCCTGGTGTGTTTGGGACGGACTCCTTTTTCTGCCGCCTGCCGGACGGGGACGAAGTCAACTTCTATCAGGTGATTCCCCTCTATCGGGAGGAGATCCAATACAAGTTGGAGCACGGCTCGGACGCCCTGCTGGACCTCTGCCCGGACGAGAGCTTGGAGGTCATCAATCCGCACCGGCTCAATGTGGTCACAGACCGGGAGAAAATCAGTTACGACCCGGCGGAGATGGACAACGCCGCAGAGCAGATCAAGAAAATCCGGGCGCTTCACCTGCCAGTAGATGAATTGGATGCCTACAATCGGATGGCCTTCTTCCTGGGCTGGGCTATGAAACGAGGCCAAATGAGTAACCCATTCCTCTCCCGGCATCGGGAGGTGGTGGAGGCGGTTTGGGCCGGAAAGGGGCCGGACCTGCGGGCGTTCATCCTGAACAAGCTGGATGGGAAATTGTCCACTCAGTTCTTTGACCGGAGAGGCTCTGGCTTTGCTCAGTGGTACGCTCAGGACAACCGCTCCAATCCCTATATTTACCGCCGGGACTGCCGGAATATCGTCTTGGCCGAGTCCAAAGACCGTGTCTGGAACAGTATTGCGGAAAAAGATGCGGCCTACCTGCTTCTACCATACACTGAAAAAAGCCGTCAGCGTGTGGAGCAGTTGCTGGATGAGCGGTATCAACAGTATCTGGAAGCGGAATTTGCAGATGACCCCGAGAAGCGGGTGGCGCGGGCAGCGGAAGGGAAACCGGCTGTCATTCCCGACTGGGACGGCCCTCTGTTTTGCTACGCTTCCGACCGCGTCGCCCAGGATGGGTGCAAGGTGCAGATTATGGACCGGCTGTTCCCCGAGCGCGAGGATATGGGCTGGGAGAGCGGTTGGGCCTTCTACTCCGGGGATGAGGGCGATGTGTACGGCGAAGGTGATGAATACTACGAGTCGCACTGCGGCTTCTATGATATCCGGGACATCTGCCGCATCGATCCAGACATTATCCCGCTCCTGAACCTGCCCTATGGTACCATGCAGATGCGCGGAGAAGACGGAGCGTGGTATGAGGTGATACGCGACGACGAAGGCGAGGAGGAAACCTAA
- a CDS encoding SUKH-3 domain-containing protein: protein MTKERIPISGDLKSKVKQLMEYAGWQEGRKVDISIAEKYYADHGVPMMKTTQRFYRKYFGLCCEWYLAQKKLNWAADFEFALFPYLVNGIKNHLEEAYFRDMSGCELAEIEQAAGQKCQPIGHIGYYYPAEVWISEYGKLYAKYEYQDEIECFPDVFALIERELRQCKFDSAAMKTVGALDGKP, encoded by the coding sequence GTGACGAAAGAACGCATCCCCATTTCCGGCGATCTCAAAAGCAAGGTCAAGCAGCTGATGGAGTACGCCGGATGGCAGGAAGGGCGAAAAGTGGACATCTCCATTGCGGAGAAGTATTACGCCGATCATGGCGTCCCGATGATGAAGACCACCCAGCGGTTTTATCGCAAATATTTCGGCCTGTGCTGCGAGTGGTACCTGGCGCAGAAAAAGCTGAACTGGGCGGCGGACTTTGAGTTTGCTTTGTTCCCTTACCTGGTCAACGGGATCAAAAACCATTTGGAAGAAGCCTATTTCCGGGATATGTCCGGCTGTGAGCTGGCGGAAATCGAACAGGCTGCCGGTCAGAAGTGTCAGCCCATCGGTCACATCGGCTATTACTACCCGGCAGAGGTCTGGATCTCGGAGTACGGGAAACTGTATGCGAAATATGAGTATCAGGACGAGATCGAGTGCTTCCCCGATGTGTTTGCCCTGATTGAACGGGAACTGCGGCAGTGCAAATTTGATTCCGCCGCTATGAAAACCGTTGGGGCACTGGACGGAAAACCATGA
- a CDS encoding DKNYY domain-containing protein: protein MKQDFTIWRNQILQNPRDISPLKFGISQDEVIEIFGNPDAVSTMRSDGKPLILKYHDIELHFDRKAPHGLCLIYSDDDIELSITAEQEETLQPITNTEPVDNEFFLRDGAVYFSGLYENGLLKEVAPKDFCCWHYWGKSSAACFLGGIRLRGADPASFRVLNYAYAMDKTAVYTTSGRVSDAELAAFQVLDNGQNDSGAPQGYAKDSRQVYFHNGDGKVKVIKGAEVSSFRSLGDTYFARDEKRIYAYGKQLPKAELTSWELLGHWYSRDARRVYYLNREIKGADRDSFVVCTPLDAAPLADHLARDKDHFYQNDEMIEETLWLERLHEMTQEP from the coding sequence ATGAAACAGGACTTTACTATTTGGCGCAATCAAATATTGCAGAATCCTCGGGACATTTCACCGCTGAAATTCGGAATATCGCAGGATGAGGTCATAGAAATCTTCGGGAATCCCGATGCCGTTTCCACCATGAGAAGCGACGGGAAACCTTTGATCCTCAAATACCATGACATTGAACTGCATTTCGATAGAAAGGCTCCTCATGGGCTCTGCTTGATTTACAGCGACGATGATATCGAGTTGAGCATCACAGCCGAGCAGGAAGAAACGCTGCAACCAATCACCAACACAGAGCCGGTGGACAACGAATTTTTCCTTCGGGATGGAGCCGTCTATTTCTCTGGCCTATATGAAAACGGCTTGTTGAAGGAGGTTGCGCCCAAAGACTTCTGCTGCTGGCATTACTGGGGCAAATCCTCTGCGGCCTGCTTTCTCGGCGGGATTCGCCTGCGTGGAGCAGACCCGGCATCGTTTCGGGTGTTAAACTATGCCTACGCGATGGACAAAACAGCCGTCTACACCACCAGCGGGAGAGTCTCAGATGCAGAGCTGGCAGCTTTCCAGGTGTTGGACAACGGCCAGAACGATTCGGGTGCGCCCCAGGGATATGCAAAGGACAGCCGGCAGGTCTACTTCCACAACGGAGACGGCAAGGTGAAGGTCATCAAGGGCGCGGAGGTGTCCTCTTTCCGCTCCTTGGGCGATACCTATTTTGCCAGAGATGAGAAGCGGATATATGCCTACGGCAAACAGCTTCCCAAAGCAGAGCTGACTTCCTGGGAACTGCTTGGGCACTGGTATTCCCGCGATGCCAGGCGGGTGTACTACCTCAACCGGGAGATCAAGGGGGCGGATCGGGACAGTTTTGTGGTATGTACCCCGCTGGACGCGGCTCCACTTGCTGATCATCTGGCCCGCGACAAAGACCATTTTTACCAGAATGATGAGATGATCGAAGAAACGCTGTGGCTGGAACGGCTGCACGAAATGACCCAAGAACCGTAA
- a CDS encoding DUF2004 domain-containing protein: MKLNCKRIDFTYTPGEEIFTFPDESGLPFLFDVEKELTADPTAMDAVGEMLDEAEKLAEKAKAAIKAALADEDSRYHSVVTFFMEFHRDDVGPDIAADLFPGTDPSKLSFTEMVDFLRLKRFGSLVDDEMDQQVFIMDLSFNPEITDELMVIYFDLNQEIFCITHES; encoded by the coding sequence ATGAAACTGAATTGTAAACGCATTGATTTTACATATACCCCTGGCGAGGAAATCTTCACCTTTCCCGATGAATCGGGACTGCCCTTTCTCTTCGATGTAGAGAAAGAACTGACAGCTGATCCTACCGCCATGGATGCGGTGGGAGAAATGCTGGATGAGGCGGAGAAATTGGCGGAGAAGGCCAAAGCCGCCATCAAAGCGGCGCTGGCGGACGAGGACAGCCGCTACCATAGCGTTGTGACATTTTTCATGGAGTTCCACCGGGACGATGTAGGCCCGGATATTGCGGCTGATCTTTTTCCGGGAACCGACCCATCCAAGCTGTCCTTTACTGAGATGGTGGACTTTTTGCGGCTCAAGCGGTTTGGCAGCCTGGTGGATGACGAGATGGATCAGCAAGTTTTCATTATGGATCTGTCCTTCAACCCGGAGATCACCGACGAGCTGATGGTGATCTACTTTGATTTGAACCAGGAGATTTTCTGTATTACTCATGAAAGCTGA
- a CDS encoding DUF2262 domain-containing protein: MFEEFYEMYEPEEQEVVALINRCIGGGYNWKGNFWEMTVVTLGVVFCDTGKVSTKEERLEWPVTDEERNSEKGWERFQNEQICRLKIRRMKEEWAKDLVAWPWCISQVVKAHEDCPELQAVLDEYHKPVVIQDQVLGELKLDKDYDTFEGEIQWCGKDVLLSLEVNAESKPSWTRARSAAKKLLADCETWDKAMRELAAKNLTELANNWLSQDEENPRDPETDPITEEELARRISMTSLSVTSGGSFTAWFDCDEMFTDHAVTVYGSLKKGLKATNIEG, translated from the coding sequence ATGTTTGAAGAATTTTATGAGATGTACGAGCCCGAGGAGCAGGAAGTGGTCGCTCTGATCAATCGCTGCATTGGAGGCGGATATAACTGGAAAGGAAACTTTTGGGAAATGACCGTTGTGACGCTGGGCGTGGTATTTTGTGACACCGGCAAGGTCAGCACCAAAGAGGAGCGGCTGGAGTGGCCGGTCACCGATGAGGAGCGTAACAGCGAAAAGGGCTGGGAACGCTTTCAAAACGAGCAGATCTGCCGCCTGAAGATCCGCCGGATGAAAGAGGAATGGGCAAAAGATCTGGTGGCATGGCCCTGGTGTATCTCCCAGGTGGTCAAGGCCCACGAGGACTGTCCGGAACTTCAAGCCGTTCTGGACGAGTACCACAAGCCGGTGGTGATCCAGGACCAGGTGCTGGGTGAGCTGAAGCTGGACAAGGACTATGATACCTTCGAGGGCGAAATCCAGTGGTGCGGAAAGGATGTGCTCCTTTCTCTGGAGGTCAATGCTGAAAGCAAGCCCTCCTGGACCCGCGCCCGCAGTGCCGCCAAGAAGCTGCTGGCCGACTGTGAAACCTGGGACAAAGCCATGCGGGAGCTTGCGGCAAAGAACCTGACCGAGCTGGCTAACAACTGGCTTTCCCAGGATGAGGAAAACCCCCGCGATCCGGAAACAGACCCCATCACAGAGGAAGAACTGGCCCGGCGGATCAGCATGACGAGCCTGTCCGTCACCTCCGGCGGCAGCTTCACCGCCTGGTTTGACTGCGACGAGATGTTCACCGACCATGCGGTAACGGTCTACGGTTCCTTGAAAAAGGGCCTCAAAGCTACCAACATTGAGGGGTAA
- a CDS encoding ankyrin repeat domain-containing protein — MYQIAYIGRWETLPETAAAICDHDTPKLEALLQGGLDLDVPIQLSEYIKLMPLEIAVFRNDVPMIHFLLEHGADPGLAEEQPLLLTAARCCGPVVVALFAGQAAKLSPKQKERAFQEVRWGQRAENIPVLEQAGITVDKFGGEAFRAAVSDGQAELAKLLLEKGADINYHKPDMMFPYASTPVTEAARSNNFPMVRWLIEQGADITIADKYGDRPYTVAVQNKNQELADYLKALEPEDWHNEQEKARQLMPYKLPAKLVEYLKTGPLRLEFPEQEWVKWAELYSFMDVQEMTWKRKKLLSLMAAMDNYSDYLLLWSPRDKKLWYLDIEHEEFHPLAKWDDFIADPGRYLNGMIEGEFEE, encoded by the coding sequence ATGTACCAAATTGCATATATTGGCCGCTGGGAGACTCTCCCAGAAACGGCTGCTGCCATCTGCGACCATGACACTCCCAAGCTGGAAGCGCTGCTCCAAGGCGGTCTGGATTTAGATGTTCCCATCCAGCTCAGCGAATACATCAAACTGATGCCGCTGGAGATCGCGGTTTTTCGGAACGATGTGCCCATGATCCACTTCCTGCTGGAGCATGGAGCTGATCCCGGTCTGGCAGAGGAACAACCCCTGCTGCTCACCGCTGCCCGCTGTTGTGGGCCGGTGGTGGTGGCGCTCTTTGCTGGACAGGCCGCAAAACTCAGCCCGAAGCAGAAAGAGCGGGCCTTCCAGGAAGTGCGCTGGGGACAGCGAGCGGAGAATATCCCGGTGCTGGAGCAAGCCGGGATCACCGTGGACAAGTTTGGCGGCGAGGCATTCCGGGCCGCTGTGTCCGATGGACAGGCCGAGCTTGCCAAACTGCTGCTGGAAAAAGGGGCGGATATCAATTACCACAAGCCGGACATGATGTTCCCTTACGCCTCCACCCCAGTCACCGAGGCCGCCCGCTCCAACAATTTCCCTATGGTTCGCTGGCTCATTGAGCAAGGAGCCGACATCACCATTGCTGACAAATACGGCGACCGGCCTTACACCGTGGCAGTGCAGAACAAAAATCAGGAGCTGGCCGACTACTTAAAAGCCCTGGAGCCGGAGGACTGGCACAACGAACAGGAAAAAGCCCGGCAGCTCATGCCCTATAAGCTGCCCGCCAAGCTGGTGGAGTATCTGAAAACCGGCCCCCTTCGGCTGGAGTTTCCGGAGCAGGAATGGGTGAAGTGGGCGGAGCTCTACTCCTTCATGGATGTGCAGGAGATGACCTGGAAACGAAAAAAGCTGCTCTCCCTCATGGCGGCCATGGACAATTACAGTGACTACCTGCTGCTGTGGAGCCCCAGGGACAAAAAGCTGTGGTATCTGGATATCGAACACGAGGAGTTCCACCCTCTGGCCAAATGGGACGACTTCATCGCAGACCCTGGCCGGTATTTGAACGGAATGATCGAGGGCGAGTTTGAGGAATAA
- a CDS encoding immunity 17 family protein → MNSEQITAFLQEHWYIASVVIGAVILIGAVRNWNWLCDPTGTRDAHRHSRGYRRVVFFLLGVLLIVVSIWGFVLKLK, encoded by the coding sequence ATGAACAGCGAGCAGATCACAGCTTTTTTACAGGAGCATTGGTACATTGCCTCAGTGGTCATCGGGGCCGTGATTTTGATTGGAGCGGTCCGCAACTGGAACTGGCTCTGCGACCCCACTGGTACGCGGGATGCCCACCGCCACAGCAGAGGATACCGGCGTGTGGTTTTCTTCCTGCTGGGCGTTCTTCTGATTGTAGTGAGTATCTGGGGATTTGTGCTGAAATTGAAGTAG
- a CDS encoding DUF2262 domain-containing protein — protein MKKRTVKDFIALYAPEDEEKLVLIQDGVSADKTFLDTYWAAHTHALAMADAQTGQVISGRCYLSWPLTDKERDAGDYSKRFTKGQIYRIKARGWKGDALYEPQWYVTEVLEEGVPCPALEEIWAEYTKPILLEDEVLGTLTLDREMSIFEGTCKWMGKEVRISLDVEIEKKASWTRVTNVMKKLVADQEVWDKSLRAMAAQKLTAQANEWLADNDQTDREAEKDPITEDEFARRILLTEFTVSPGGRFTAWYEDDDMFWGHVITVDGTLKKGPVDADIQG, from the coding sequence ATGAAAAAGAGAACGGTCAAGGACTTTATTGCCCTGTACGCCCCGGAAGATGAGGAAAAACTGGTACTGATCCAGGACGGTGTCAGCGCAGACAAAACCTTTCTGGATACCTACTGGGCGGCGCATACCCATGCCCTCGCCATGGCGGATGCCCAGACCGGACAGGTGATCTCCGGTCGATGCTACCTGAGCTGGCCGCTGACGGACAAGGAACGGGATGCCGGCGACTATTCCAAGCGGTTTACCAAGGGCCAGATCTACCGGATCAAAGCCCGCGGCTGGAAAGGTGATGCCCTCTACGAACCTCAGTGGTATGTCACTGAGGTACTGGAGGAAGGCGTACCCTGTCCGGCACTGGAGGAGATTTGGGCGGAATACACAAAGCCCATTCTTCTGGAGGACGAAGTGCTGGGAACCCTCACGCTGGATCGTGAGATGAGCATATTCGAGGGGACCTGTAAGTGGATGGGAAAAGAAGTCCGGATCTCGTTGGATGTGGAGATTGAAAAGAAAGCGTCCTGGACCCGTGTCACCAATGTGATGAAGAAACTGGTGGCAGATCAGGAGGTGTGGGACAAGTCCCTGCGGGCGATGGCTGCCCAGAAGCTCACCGCTCAGGCCAACGAGTGGCTGGCGGACAATGACCAGACCGACCGGGAAGCGGAGAAAGACCCCATCACCGAAGATGAGTTCGCCCGGCGCATCCTGCTCACCGAGTTTACAGTATCTCCCGGCGGCCGTTTTACCGCCTGGTACGAGGACGACGATATGTTCTGGGGCCATGTGATCACTGTGGATGGAACGCTGAAAAAAGGCCCCGTTGACGCTGATATACAGGGCTGA